One genomic region from Methanocaldococcus fervens AG86 encodes:
- a CDS encoding thymidylate synthase: MLCIKKPSVASSFEELIPKILTEGDLVETEFGERTKEIRNTIIEITNPKLKKVPEKYPLGEKAVEEYRKNLLYGSKNIFSYDYHERLFEYPYNEERINQIDYIIEKLNQQKNSRRAIAITWNPKIDIEVSKDERGSVPCLQFIEFLVRDNNLHMTVVFRSNDALLAYVANALGLISLGEYIAEKTNTQLKSYVHHSVSMHVYIDRDRDYIKKYFPEYLKYIE; encoded by the coding sequence ATGCTATGCATAAAGAAACCTTCTGTAGCGTCATCTTTTGAAGAATTGATACCAAAAATACTAACTGAAGGGGATTTGGTGGAAACAGAATTTGGAGAGCGAACAAAAGAGATTAGAAACACAATTATAGAAATCACAAACCCAAAATTGAAAAAAGTTCCAGAAAAATATCCATTAGGAGAAAAAGCAGTTGAAGAGTATAGGAAAAACCTCTTATACGGTTCAAAAAACATTTTCAGCTATGATTATCATGAGAGACTATTTGAATACCCATACAATGAGGAAAGAATTAACCAAATAGATTACATAATTGAAAAATTAAACCAGCAGAAAAATAGTAGGAGGGCTATAGCAATAACATGGAATCCAAAGATTGATATTGAGGTTAGTAAGGATGAGAGGGGCTCTGTACCATGCTTACAGTTCATAGAGTTTTTGGTTAGGGATAATAACCTTCACATGACTGTAGTTTTTAGAAGTAATGATGCCTTATTGGCTTATGTTGCAAATGCCTTGGGATTAATAAGTTTGGGAGAATATATTGCAGAAAAAACTAACACTCAATTAAAAAGCTATGTTCATCATTCTGTTAGCATGCATGTTTATATTGATAGGGATAGAGATTATATCAAAAAATATTTTCCAGAATACTTAAAATATATCGAATGA